Proteins from a single region of Fundulus heteroclitus isolate FHET01 chromosome 12, MU-UCD_Fhet_4.1, whole genome shotgun sequence:
- the LOC118565094 gene encoding coiled-coil domain-containing protein 180-like isoform X2: MGESRTVPSGDVYRQLFDAQARLSRSLLAGPRVLRTASLSLVDSRTPDSSRVCSSTSRGQQRDDEDAEEDGSADVIRLPDSVVVHHPGSGIIEKLRKRRGQRHDEAVRQLESEMIHLSQVCEVEVRTICEEVLSSLREVDLRLEVLKARSGQQEPISLQAFQGLWQEVEEEGRQKKIRISELDKKLSDCEKRRSLQIKAALRKHCHLLEQISFLSPPDVHRLLHHQAMMLNQSLLANRRSIARLVLLLQEENLQQEALLRLHWEDRLDRWRSSRVEEVVERLRSLCSSRDEEPELMLDQNLKQTQEDLKKQRCDVIYKICSLAPPTGSLDLVSDWFEELTAVNQQIDALHADLLQQLRGFYEHTWQRHLTEVESCKEALSALQLTDQQVEEIVASQLLPLIGQRQGQDEERLAALDVCSDSLGCHALQVSGSVFEVMRASALLWETHCCRSERREEELKRQLEVPRKSHQQHVQKMMLQVDVLMGALRQESSEDALKACLDKTVGQLQKMEDSCRQSVRAQWELLDQLPALLMEDLLSYSSSIASFFRLSPAYRPSPADQQDLPASSIRTSRLVLEAPSRTETLQPEQNRPISSQSRTAHTQKWLTEGASSLLRLCDISSSVAFTSTGGVAYTGPAFSRCPAPDLPDSVQPETHLSLFPAELLMHTLSRTRVLVLDHVEQSFKQLLGSAAAMVTERKKAVRLEQELQLKPEHIRTHVYEPRLAELQRHQQVVDNHCQDLSDVVTSCRKEFQDLQTSVQRKNLQLFDVLSSCRTELMELQTSIQKNQDGLQVALSSSRRLETFGSSLQERLDQHDRDTRSCLSSFKRAVRSRLEEARRRTSELLKSFRMFSEGGDFAPQEVKMFQRRLTEETQRISATEESIYSELELFESKSLQQVRKAAAPLKEKLSSLQAEVKFTDEVQKILSRTQIQIKAEAASSNQQQSELSSRLEDLRRTTENLQVAPDQICSFFSSTNEELKTRCRYLDCDLGSVVQEILALSAPPGSRTQLRRTGVDLHEEPAVGAVRFSSVLDSKNQNRGRKAADPSSTQRQQRSADSISTSSLRRSSRSIRAENNTDITTKRKFQIFGPKQEVELSSHSLGSCLTSILWRTNNVLLQLAENFYCSKHLCSINLLPESADQWAVSMQQRLLGYQEQGKSFLSASKDELLKQVSVFRELLGRLPDVSVQNHEGRHRLQLTQEVATVRRKLEEELAASEEEKSANVRQLRVSLTEDELQALNSREELRQQRAHSAILSAHLELQACVRGRAQEFVTSLSSLTEKLLRLLDQLLTAAETEPAEPPRAVTMKTGAETGSRLSRGSRLNRGSR; the protein is encoded by the exons tGGTCCATCATCCGGGTTCTGGGATCATTGAGaaactgaggaagaggagaggtCAGAGACACGATGAAGCTGTACGGCAGCTGGAGTCTGAGATGATCCACCTGTCGCAG GTGTGTGAGGTGGAGGTGAGGACCATCTGTGAGGAGGTGCTGTCCTCTCTGAGGGAGGTGGACCTTAGACTGGAGGTCCTGAAGGCCAGAAGTGGACAGCAGGAGCCCATCAGTCTGCAG GCCTTTCAGGGTCTCTGGCAGGAGGTGGAAGAGGAGGGCAGGCAGAAGAAGATCCGGATCTCAGAACTGGACAAGAAGCTGAGCGACTGTGAAAAGCGCAGAAGCCTGCAG ATCAAAGCGGCTCTGAGGAAacactgccacctgctggagcAGATCAGCTTCCTGTCTCCACCTGATGTCCACAGACTGCTCCATCATCAGGCCATG ATGCTGAATCAGTCCCTGCTGGCCAACCGGCGCAGCATCGCCCGCCTGGTTCTGCTCCTGCAGGAGGAGAACCTGCAGCAGGAGGCCCTCCTGCGTCTGCACTGGGAGGACCGCCTGGacagatggaggagcagcagggtggaggaggtggtggagcggcTGAG GAGTCTCTGCAGCAGCCGGGATGAGGAACCGGAACTGATGTTGGATCAGAACCTGAAACAAACCCAAGAAGACCTGAAAAAACAGCGCTGTGACGTCATCTATAAGATCTG CTCTCTGGCCCCGCCCACCGGCTCCTTGGACCTGGTTTCTGATTGGTTCGAGGAGCTGACAGCAGTCAATCAGCAGATCG ATGCTCTTCATGCCgacctcctccagcagctgcgAGGTTTCTACGAACACACCTGGCAGCGTCACCTGACTGAGGTGGAGAGCTGTAAG GAGGCGCTCTCAGCCCTGCAGCTAACGGACCAGCAGGTGGAGGAGATCGTCGCCTCTCAGCTCCTCCCTCTGATTGGACAACGGCAGGGACAGGACGAAGAGCGATTGGCTGCTTTAGAT GTGTGCAGCGACTCTCTGGGCTGCCACGCCCTCCAGGTCAGTGGGAGCGTGTTTGAGGTGATGCGGGCCTCAGCGTTGCTGTGGGAGACGCACTGCTGCAGGTCAGAGAGGAGAGAAGAAGAACTGAAGAGACAGCTGGAGGTCCCCAGAAAGTCTCACCAGCAACACGTCCAG AAGATGATGCTGCAGGTGGATGTCCTGATGGGGGCGCTCCGCCAGGAGAGCAGCGAGGACGCTTTGAAGGCGTGTCTGGATAAAACAGTGGGGCAGCTGCAGAAAATGGAGGACAG CTGCCGGCAGAGCGTCCGTGCTCAGTGGGAGCTCCTGGATCAGCTCCCTGCTCTCCTCATGGAGGACCTCCTCTCCTACAGCAGCAGCATCGCCTCCTTCTTCAGACTAAGCCCCGCCTACAGACCG AGCCCAGCAGACCAGCAGGACCTCCCAGCGTCGTCGATCAGAACCTCCAGACTGGTCCTGG AAGCGCCTTCCAGGACAGAAACACTACAGCCAGAGCAAAACAGGCCAATAAGCAGCCAGAGCAGAACAGCCCACACCCAGAAATGGCTGACAGAG gggGCGTCCTCTCTGCTGCGGCTCTGCGACATCAGCAGCAGCGTCGCCTTCACGTCGACAGGGGGCGTGGCTTACACAGGCCCCGCCTTCAGCAGGTGCCCCGCCCCCGACCTGCCAGACTCCGTGCAGCCGGAGACTCACCTGAGCCTGTTTCCTGCAGAGCTGCTCATGCACACCCTGAGCAG GAcccgggttctggttctggaccacGTCGAGCAGAgcttcaaacagcttctgggcTCGGCTGCTGCCATGGTGACGGAGAGGAAGAAGGCGGTGAGACTGgagcaggagctgcagctgaagCCAGAACACATCCGGACCCACGTATACGAGCCCCGGCTcg CTGAGCTGCAGCGCCACCAGCAGGTGGTGGACAACCACTGTCAGGACCTGTCGGACGTTGTGACCTCCTGCAGGAAAGAGTTTCAGGATCTTCAGACCTCCGTCCAGAGGAAGAACCTGCAGCTGTTTGATGTTCTGAGCTCCTGCAGGACGGAGCTGATGGAGCTGCAGACCTCCATCCAGAAGAACCAGGACGGCCTCCAGGTGGCGCTGAGCAGCAGCAGACG TCTGGAGACGTTTGGCTCCAGCCTGCAGGAGCGCCTGGACCAGCACGACAGAGACACCCGGAGCTGCCTGTCCAGCTTCAAACGGGCGGTGAGGAGCAGGCTGGAGGAGGCCAGGAGGAGAACATCAGAGCTCCTGAAGTCCTTCAG gatGTTCAGCGAAGGAGGAGACTTTGCTCCTCAGGAGGTGAAGATGTTCCAGAGGAGACTGACGGAGGAGACCCAGCGGATCAGCGCCACCGAGGAGTCCATCTACTCTGAGCTGGAGTTGTTTGAGTCCAAGAGTTTGCAGCAG GTGAGGAAGGCGGCGGCTCCCCTGAAGGAGaagctctcctctctgcaggcTGAGGTGAAATTCACTGATGAGGTCCAGAAAATCCTCAGCAGAACACAGATCCAGATCAAGGCTGAG GCGGCCAGCAGCAACCAGCAGCAGTCTGAGCTCAGCAGCAGGCTGGAGGACCTGAGGAGGACCACGGAGAACCTGCAG GTGGCACCAGATCAGATTTGTTCGTTCTTTTCATCGACTAACGAGGAACTGAAGACGCGCTGCCGCTACCTGGACTGTGATCTG GGCTCTGTGGTGCAGGAGATTCTCGCCCTGTCGGCTCCTCCTGGATCCAGGACGCAGCTGAGGAGGACCGGCGTGGACCTCCATGAGGAGCCAGCTGTTGGTGCCGTCAG GTTCTCTTCAGTCCTGGATTCAAAAAACCAGAACCGAGGAAGAAAAGCTGCAG ATCCGAGCTCCACCCAACGTCAGCAGAGAAGTGCCGACTCCATCAGCACATCGAG TCTGCGGAGGAGCTCCAGGTCCATCAGAGCAGAAAACAACACCGACATCACGACCAAGAGGAAGTTCCAGATTTTTGGACCCAAGCAGGAAGTGGAGCTGAGCTCACA CTCCTTGGGCTCCTGCCTGACTTCCATCCTGTGGAGAACCAACAACGTCCTCCTGCAGCTCGCCGAG AACTTCTACTGCAGCAaacatctctgcagcatcaacCTGCTCCCAGAATCGGCGGACCAATGGGCTGTGAGCATGCAGCAAAGGCTGCTGGGATACCAGGAGCAGGGGAAGAGTTTCCTGAGCGCGAGCAAAGATG AGCTGCTGAAGCAGGTGTCTGTGTTCAGGGAGCTGCTCGGCCGCTTACCTGATGTTTCAGTCCAAAACCACGAGGGACGGCACAGGCTGCAGCTCACACAGGAAGTGGCCACGGTCCGCaggaagctggaggaggagctggCGGCCAGCGAGGAGGAGAAG AGCGCCAACGTCCGCCAGCTGCGGGTGTCCCTCACAGAGGACGAGCTGCAGGCGCTGAACAGCAGGGAGGAGCTCCGGCAGCAGCGGGCGCACAGCGCCATCCTCAGCGCACACCTGGAGCTGCAG GCGTGCGTCAGAGGGAGAGCGCAGGAGTTTGTGACGTCGCTGTCCTCCCTGACGGAGAAGCTGCTGCGTCTGCTGGACCAGCTGCTGACCGCTGCAG AAACTGAGCCGGCCGAACCGCCCAGAGCTGTTACCATGAAGACAGGAGCTGAAACAGGAAGTAGGCTGAGCAGAGGAAGTAGGCTCAACAGAGGAAGCAGGTAA
- the LOC118565094 gene encoding coiled-coil domain-containing protein 180-like isoform X1, whose translation MGESRTVPSGDVYRQLFDAQARLSRSLLAGPRVLRTASLSLVDSRTPDSSRVCSSTSRGQQRDDEDAEEDGSADVIRLPDSVVVHHPGSGIIEKLRKRRGQRHDEAVRQLESEMIHLSQVCEVEVRTICEEVLSSLREVDLRLEVLKARSGQQEPISLQAFQGLWQEVEEEGRQKKIRISELDKKLSDCEKRRSLQIKAALRKHCHLLEQISFLSPPDVHRLLHHQAMMLNQSLLANRRSIARLVLLLQEENLQQEALLRLHWEDRLDRWRSSRVEEVVERLRSLCSSRDEEPELMLDQNLKQTQEDLKKQRCDVIYKICSLAPPTGSLDLVSDWFEELTAVNQQIDALHADLLQQLRGFYEHTWQRHLTEVESCKEALSALQLTDQQVEEIVASQLLPLIGQRQGQDEERLAALDVCSDSLGCHALQVSGSVFEVMRASALLWETHCCRSERREEELKRQLEVPRKSHQQHVQKMMLQVDVLMGALRQESSEDALKACLDKTVGQLQKMEDSCRQSVRAQWELLDQLPALLMEDLLSYSSSIASFFRLSPAYRPSPADQQDLPASSIRTSRLVLEAPSRTETLQPEQNRPISSQSRTAHTQKWLTEGASSLLRLCDISSSVAFTSTGGVAYTGPAFSRCPAPDLPDSVQPETHLSLFPAELLMHTLSRTRVLVLDHVEQSFKQLLGSAAAMVTERKKAVRLEQELQLKPEHIRTHVYEPRLAELQRHQQVVDNHCQDLSDVVTSCRKEFQDLQTSVQRKNLQLFDVLSSCRTELMELQTSIQKNQDGLQVALSSSRRLETFGSSLQERLDQHDRDTRSCLSSFKRAVRSRLEEARRRTSELLKSFRMFSEGGDFAPQEVKMFQRRLTEETQRISATEESIYSELELFESKSLQQVRKAAAPLKEKLSSLQAEVKFTDEVQKILSRTQIQIKAEAASSNQQQSELSSRLEDLRRTTENLQVAPDQICSFFSSTNEELKTRCRYLDCDLGSVVQEILALSAPPGSRTQLRRTGVDLHEEPAVGAVRFSSVLDSKNQNRGRKAADPSSTQRQQRSADSISTSSLRRSSRSIRAENNTDITTKRKFQIFGPKQEVELSSHSLGSCLTSILWRTNNVLLQLAENFYCSKHLCSINLLPESADQWAVSMQQRLLGYQEQGKSFLSASKDELLKQVSVFRELLGRLPDVSVQNHEGRHRLQLTQEVATVRRKLEEELAASEEEKSANVRQLRVSLTEDELQALNSREELRQQRAHSAILSAHLELQACVRGRAQEFVTSLSSLTEKLLRLLDQLLTAAETEPAEPPRAVTMKTGAETGSRLSRGSRLNRGSRTWPGITYLFPPTDDSADSPVLMTSPSMTTARSSLRHEAVIEHRDAALKGLDQLIRSEASRSDLDKRNQLSEQQSWSSHWRQQIVALRRIRRTEDVTLSGSS comes from the exons tGGTCCATCATCCGGGTTCTGGGATCATTGAGaaactgaggaagaggagaggtCAGAGACACGATGAAGCTGTACGGCAGCTGGAGTCTGAGATGATCCACCTGTCGCAG GTGTGTGAGGTGGAGGTGAGGACCATCTGTGAGGAGGTGCTGTCCTCTCTGAGGGAGGTGGACCTTAGACTGGAGGTCCTGAAGGCCAGAAGTGGACAGCAGGAGCCCATCAGTCTGCAG GCCTTTCAGGGTCTCTGGCAGGAGGTGGAAGAGGAGGGCAGGCAGAAGAAGATCCGGATCTCAGAACTGGACAAGAAGCTGAGCGACTGTGAAAAGCGCAGAAGCCTGCAG ATCAAAGCGGCTCTGAGGAAacactgccacctgctggagcAGATCAGCTTCCTGTCTCCACCTGATGTCCACAGACTGCTCCATCATCAGGCCATG ATGCTGAATCAGTCCCTGCTGGCCAACCGGCGCAGCATCGCCCGCCTGGTTCTGCTCCTGCAGGAGGAGAACCTGCAGCAGGAGGCCCTCCTGCGTCTGCACTGGGAGGACCGCCTGGacagatggaggagcagcagggtggaggaggtggtggagcggcTGAG GAGTCTCTGCAGCAGCCGGGATGAGGAACCGGAACTGATGTTGGATCAGAACCTGAAACAAACCCAAGAAGACCTGAAAAAACAGCGCTGTGACGTCATCTATAAGATCTG CTCTCTGGCCCCGCCCACCGGCTCCTTGGACCTGGTTTCTGATTGGTTCGAGGAGCTGACAGCAGTCAATCAGCAGATCG ATGCTCTTCATGCCgacctcctccagcagctgcgAGGTTTCTACGAACACACCTGGCAGCGTCACCTGACTGAGGTGGAGAGCTGTAAG GAGGCGCTCTCAGCCCTGCAGCTAACGGACCAGCAGGTGGAGGAGATCGTCGCCTCTCAGCTCCTCCCTCTGATTGGACAACGGCAGGGACAGGACGAAGAGCGATTGGCTGCTTTAGAT GTGTGCAGCGACTCTCTGGGCTGCCACGCCCTCCAGGTCAGTGGGAGCGTGTTTGAGGTGATGCGGGCCTCAGCGTTGCTGTGGGAGACGCACTGCTGCAGGTCAGAGAGGAGAGAAGAAGAACTGAAGAGACAGCTGGAGGTCCCCAGAAAGTCTCACCAGCAACACGTCCAG AAGATGATGCTGCAGGTGGATGTCCTGATGGGGGCGCTCCGCCAGGAGAGCAGCGAGGACGCTTTGAAGGCGTGTCTGGATAAAACAGTGGGGCAGCTGCAGAAAATGGAGGACAG CTGCCGGCAGAGCGTCCGTGCTCAGTGGGAGCTCCTGGATCAGCTCCCTGCTCTCCTCATGGAGGACCTCCTCTCCTACAGCAGCAGCATCGCCTCCTTCTTCAGACTAAGCCCCGCCTACAGACCG AGCCCAGCAGACCAGCAGGACCTCCCAGCGTCGTCGATCAGAACCTCCAGACTGGTCCTGG AAGCGCCTTCCAGGACAGAAACACTACAGCCAGAGCAAAACAGGCCAATAAGCAGCCAGAGCAGAACAGCCCACACCCAGAAATGGCTGACAGAG gggGCGTCCTCTCTGCTGCGGCTCTGCGACATCAGCAGCAGCGTCGCCTTCACGTCGACAGGGGGCGTGGCTTACACAGGCCCCGCCTTCAGCAGGTGCCCCGCCCCCGACCTGCCAGACTCCGTGCAGCCGGAGACTCACCTGAGCCTGTTTCCTGCAGAGCTGCTCATGCACACCCTGAGCAG GAcccgggttctggttctggaccacGTCGAGCAGAgcttcaaacagcttctgggcTCGGCTGCTGCCATGGTGACGGAGAGGAAGAAGGCGGTGAGACTGgagcaggagctgcagctgaagCCAGAACACATCCGGACCCACGTATACGAGCCCCGGCTcg CTGAGCTGCAGCGCCACCAGCAGGTGGTGGACAACCACTGTCAGGACCTGTCGGACGTTGTGACCTCCTGCAGGAAAGAGTTTCAGGATCTTCAGACCTCCGTCCAGAGGAAGAACCTGCAGCTGTTTGATGTTCTGAGCTCCTGCAGGACGGAGCTGATGGAGCTGCAGACCTCCATCCAGAAGAACCAGGACGGCCTCCAGGTGGCGCTGAGCAGCAGCAGACG TCTGGAGACGTTTGGCTCCAGCCTGCAGGAGCGCCTGGACCAGCACGACAGAGACACCCGGAGCTGCCTGTCCAGCTTCAAACGGGCGGTGAGGAGCAGGCTGGAGGAGGCCAGGAGGAGAACATCAGAGCTCCTGAAGTCCTTCAG gatGTTCAGCGAAGGAGGAGACTTTGCTCCTCAGGAGGTGAAGATGTTCCAGAGGAGACTGACGGAGGAGACCCAGCGGATCAGCGCCACCGAGGAGTCCATCTACTCTGAGCTGGAGTTGTTTGAGTCCAAGAGTTTGCAGCAG GTGAGGAAGGCGGCGGCTCCCCTGAAGGAGaagctctcctctctgcaggcTGAGGTGAAATTCACTGATGAGGTCCAGAAAATCCTCAGCAGAACACAGATCCAGATCAAGGCTGAG GCGGCCAGCAGCAACCAGCAGCAGTCTGAGCTCAGCAGCAGGCTGGAGGACCTGAGGAGGACCACGGAGAACCTGCAG GTGGCACCAGATCAGATTTGTTCGTTCTTTTCATCGACTAACGAGGAACTGAAGACGCGCTGCCGCTACCTGGACTGTGATCTG GGCTCTGTGGTGCAGGAGATTCTCGCCCTGTCGGCTCCTCCTGGATCCAGGACGCAGCTGAGGAGGACCGGCGTGGACCTCCATGAGGAGCCAGCTGTTGGTGCCGTCAG GTTCTCTTCAGTCCTGGATTCAAAAAACCAGAACCGAGGAAGAAAAGCTGCAG ATCCGAGCTCCACCCAACGTCAGCAGAGAAGTGCCGACTCCATCAGCACATCGAG TCTGCGGAGGAGCTCCAGGTCCATCAGAGCAGAAAACAACACCGACATCACGACCAAGAGGAAGTTCCAGATTTTTGGACCCAAGCAGGAAGTGGAGCTGAGCTCACA CTCCTTGGGCTCCTGCCTGACTTCCATCCTGTGGAGAACCAACAACGTCCTCCTGCAGCTCGCCGAG AACTTCTACTGCAGCAaacatctctgcagcatcaacCTGCTCCCAGAATCGGCGGACCAATGGGCTGTGAGCATGCAGCAAAGGCTGCTGGGATACCAGGAGCAGGGGAAGAGTTTCCTGAGCGCGAGCAAAGATG AGCTGCTGAAGCAGGTGTCTGTGTTCAGGGAGCTGCTCGGCCGCTTACCTGATGTTTCAGTCCAAAACCACGAGGGACGGCACAGGCTGCAGCTCACACAGGAAGTGGCCACGGTCCGCaggaagctggaggaggagctggCGGCCAGCGAGGAGGAGAAG AGCGCCAACGTCCGCCAGCTGCGGGTGTCCCTCACAGAGGACGAGCTGCAGGCGCTGAACAGCAGGGAGGAGCTCCGGCAGCAGCGGGCGCACAGCGCCATCCTCAGCGCACACCTGGAGCTGCAG GCGTGCGTCAGAGGGAGAGCGCAGGAGTTTGTGACGTCGCTGTCCTCCCTGACGGAGAAGCTGCTGCGTCTGCTGGACCAGCTGCTGACCGCTGCAG AAACTGAGCCGGCCGAACCGCCCAGAGCTGTTACCATGAAGACAGGAGCTGAAACAGGAAGTAGGCTGAGCAGAGGAAGTAGGCTCAACAGAGGAAGCAG GACATGGCCCGGCATCACTTACCTGTTCCCGCCCACCGATGACTCAGCAGACTCACCTGTCCTCATGACGTCACCATCAATGACCACAGCCAGGAGCAGCCTGAGACACGAGGCGGTGATCGAGCACAGGGACGCTGCGTTGAAg GGACTGGACCAGCTGATCCGGTCCGAGGCGTCCCGTTCTGACTTGGACAAGCGGAACCAGCTGAGCGAACAGCAGAGCTGGAGCTCCCACTGGAGGCAACAGATCGTCGCTCTGAGACGCATACGGAGGACGGAGGACGTCACCCTGAGCGGCAGCAGCTGA